The Limanda limanda chromosome 14, fLimLim1.1, whole genome shotgun sequence genomic interval cctccctggtaaagtctactccaaggtgctggaaaggagggttcggccgatcctcgaacctcagattgaagaggaacaatgcggttttcgccccggacgtggaactacggaccagctcttcactctcgcaaggatcctggagggggcctgggagtatgcccatccggtccacttgtgttttgtggatctggagaaggcgtatgaccgggtcccccgggagaaactgtgggaggtgctgcgggagtatggggtaagggggtctctcctcagggccatccaatccctgtactcccaaagcgagagctgtgttcgggtcctcggcagccagtcagtttcgttctcagtgggtgctggtctccgccagggctgcgccttgtcaccaatcctgtttgtgatatacatggacaggatatcgaggcgtagccgtggtggggaggggttgcagttcggtggtctgaggatctcgtcactgctttttgcggatgatgtggtcctcattggatcatcggcttgtgaccttcagcactcactggatcggctggcggccgagtgtgaagcggctgggatgaggatcagcaccactaaatctgaggccatgactcttagcaggaaaccgatggattgcttactccgggtaggaaatgagtccttagcccaagtgaaggagttcaagtacctcggggtcttgttcgcgagtgagggtactatggagcgtgagattggccggagaatcggagcagcgggggcggtattgcgttcgctttaccgcaccgttgtaacgaaaagagagctgagccgcaaggcaaagctctcgatctaccggtcgatcttcgttcctatcctcacctatggtcatgagggctgggtgatgaccgaaaggacgagatcgcgggtacaagcggccgagatgagttttctcagaagggtggctggcgtctcccttagagatagggtgagaagctcagtcatccgtgagggactcggattagagccgctgctcctttacttagaaaggagtcagctgaggtggttcgggcatctggtaaggatgcccactgggcgcctcccttgggaggtgtttcaggcacgtccagtggggaggagacctcggggaagacccaggactaggtggagagattatatctcaacactggcctgggaacgcctcgggatccccccgtcagagctggtcaatgtggcccggaaaagggaagtctggggccccctgcttgagctgctccccccgcgacccgaccccggataagcggatgaagatgagatgagagatgagtcatgTTTGCATACTGGACATTTTCATTGtgtaatattttgttttttactccTCCTACAGCCACCTTGCTTTCACTGGACAAGTACCCGATGGTATGTTTGACataaagaaaactttaaagaagtttatattttcaaaatctGTGAGCACAGTGTCACAGATTGAATTCACTGGTCACTCTTGTATTGTTGCTACTTCAAATATGAAGGGCAACGATAAGGAGTACATGTGCttataattgtatttatatCTCAACTTTAAGGGAAGAGCTTAAATCAAATATACAGAGCTGTCTCACAGCTAGACgagacaggaagaagaagcaTTACCTCGCCAGTCTGCATTTTTCACATTGAGAATTCTGGAAAGGACTGTGAACACACTGGGCATTTTGTTAATGTACAGCGCCCTCTTCTGATCAAAGTGGTTTCTTGGGTCTTGTGTCTTTTAAATAGTTTGATCTGCTGGTGGCAGCAAAAGGCCAGTTGGATCCtagaaaaaaacagttgtataGCAAATGTTTCTTTTACAAGTGTGTGCCTGAAATCTAAATATAATGTCAATCCAAATGTACATGATTTTTACTTTCAGTTGCCTTGTCTCATGATGACTCCCATggggatttttttaaaacagaatgTGAAAGGGAAAGTAGGACAGTGAGGGGGTTACATGTTACAATAGGAAGACTACTTTGCTTGTAAGGAAAAACATTCAGTTTTACAGAGCTTGCAGAGACCATGATAAGAAACAAGCATCCCATGTAGTTAATTATACATGGGAATCTAAAATGTTCCACCAGGCTGATGAATGGCTTCGTCGTCCTagcaacagcaaacacacactttattcaGGACAAACATACTTCGTTCTTCCTTGAACCCTGTCCCTGCAGTGAGCCATCTTGAAAACACGCACACAGGTTATACATTACCAGACAGCATCTAACCTGCCGGACTGGTCTCCCTGTGGCctatggaggaggcaggagagaacTAGGCTCAACGTCACTGGAATAAGCCTCCTCACCTTGCAGAACAGAGAGACTCCCTGAGGATTACCAGCAGCTTGAAGCTTCTCCTGCTCCACAAACTGACAAATGTTACAGTCGAAGATGCCATTACAATATTTGCAGTCTGTGCTTGCTAATAGAATCAGATAGTTTTACACTTAACTCCCGTCAATTAGTTCTTACAACCCATAACACAAAGGGCAGCTTGAGTTTGCTACTTTGAGCATGTCCTGATTAActgcctgctgctcctgtgAATGTTAAACAACATTAGCAGCTAACTgggtctctgtctcctctcccagACTGCTGTTTGCTCTCCCTGGTGACTGTCGGCCTTCTCAGGAAGTATATCTCCTTCCTGGAGCTCCCCCTCAGCTGGCTGCtctcttcatgtctctgctGTGTTATAGGCTCACAGGGCTACAGGAAAGCCAAAGTAAGACTGTTTGCTGGCCAAGACCTGTAACTGTAGAGTCGTAGAGGGCAAACATCATTTAAACACGTTCAATATTTGTGCGGAAAAAGCCAGAGTGGAGATGAAGTTAGTAAAAAGAGACACTTCACTGAAGTGGGGAGTGagtttaaattgttttattaagCTTATAGTACATAAAGAAATGAATACCTTTAGAGTAGATTTAAACTGTATCAATCAAAACATATGAATCAGCTAAAACACGATAAGCTTCaggtaaaataaagtgacattaAAAACTGTTTCCAGTGTTCaatgcatgttttaaatgtcaccATCATCTAGAACAGAAAATTATAATCTCTCTTTTTCTTGTCAGGCTGCAATGATCTGTCATCGCACTCAACTCCTGTGGTTTCGGCATCTCTACGTTGCCTTCTCGCGCTACATGTTCATAAACACATTCCAGATGATCCCACAAGGACCAAAGAACCTGAAGATCTATTGAAAGTTTGTTCTATCCTGATTGTTACACTAGCCGTGAATTTACTAGCTTGTTTACACATCTGATGAGCTGTTTGGCTTACAGTGAATAAAGATGTATTGTTTATGGCTAAAGTAGCCCAAACATTTTCACAAGGCGTCCACAAAAGAAGGTGACAGACGTTTTTTAAATGGCAACAATAGAAATGTCTGTTGCGTTGTTGCTATAGAAAGGTTTTTCAGTcattacactgtatataaacactATGCTGCGAAACAGGGTCCAAAATACTGTACAGTATCTTGTGTACTactgattaaaaacatttgatttttgtATCTTATCCTGTTATTTTCTTTCCATCCACTATGTCCGGTGCAGGTCTAGACATGTCCCTGATGCTCTTGTGAGCTTCCATGCTTTCCTCCCACTTCTCCCCACAAAATTTCTCCACTGTGGAACTTTGCACTGTACCTGGATCCAGACAGTGTGGAGCAATGCCtgggaagaaaaaacaacagcaacaaaaggCCATTAATTTGTTTGCATATAAACAATACAGTCCACAGTCTGCAGCACATTTCAGCATACTCTCTTTTCCTGAGGTCACTGTTAGTTTTCAAGTCCCATTGTAAACATTTCTCTTTATATAAGTAAAAGCCACGGAAGTGGGGCATTAGAGAGCAGACAGGTCAGCTTGGAGTAAACACGACATGAGGATGTTGAAATAAGTTTACACCACATGTGACAACGTGTCAGGGTCGTACCATATCCATCTGGGTTGGAGCGAGGTACGAAGAAACTTTGAACTCCACAGATTTTACAGAAGGTGTGTTGGCCAATATGAGTGCCAAATGTGTATGTCGTCAGACAATCCAACCCCTggaaaaaaaatttgaaaaataacattatttgCTTAAAATGTTTGAGAGAGTTTAAAACTATAATGGAAAGCATTGTTTCCTACCTGTAGGAGTTTGAATTGATTTTCTGCAACAATGAAATGatggttttgtttctttgtgcaAATGCTACAACTGTAAAAGTAACATACATCAGtttaaaatgagagaaaaattGGTCAAGCAACAACACGTTGGAAATCTCTTTACTATCATTACTTAAATATTTATTCTGGGCCAGAATAACAATTGTGGCAGCGGACTACCCATTGATTATAGATTCAATATAGTCttgatgtatttttatatgATTATGAAACATTGAAATTAAATCAACTAAACGTACTTGCAATCGAAAACATGGAGGTCTGGAGAATTCCAGACTTCAAATCGAACAGCTCCGCAGTGGCAGCCACCTGTATGTTTTACAAGATCCATTCTGTGGGTGTAAAGAAAAGGTCAAAACCATTGTGTTTAATacatatgtttgtgttgttgtattaTGGGATGGTCAGCCTGAATTCAGTTACTTTGCTGTCAACTGAAATGTATTTACCCGGCTCCTCCTTGGAGAAATTAGTGTGACGTGTTTGTTGTGTAACCTGCTGACGTGGGACTAGGCGTTCCAACCTAACAACCACCCTGCTGAGGAAAACATAATGGCCCTTATCAAAGTCCATCACTGATAACAGTCACATTTACATGAAGAGCCTCCTGCTCGCAAACAGCTTTGACCCAATCAGGCTGCTGATATAGTCACTAAATATGTCAATTCAATGAAAAAGTACGTACCTTTATGCTGACAAAGCGTCGAGTTTGCTGTTCCAAGCCGAGAtaactttaaatgtgtgtgctAACAGGGTCGGCTTCCACAGTTCTCGGCTGAGCCTATTGCttgaaaagttgtttttccTGGAACACTTGGAGGCAGCACATAATAGTTCCAAGGAGAGGGGGTAGGGCAGACTACAGCAGGTTTCGCACAAACACATTCGTCAGAGCTTGAACAAGTTCAGCCACACACCCAGCAGCTCGGGTGAAAGGCCCTGGGCGGCTCATCACGAGTTGGGTATCATATGACAGCGTGTTGGAAGGGTGGAAAGGGAATGTTTGACCCAATTGCATACATTATTACTCTCCTGGCTGTATCATATCTGTGACCCAAAAATAGGAACCCACTAGGCCACAGACACCAGTATGTGAGCTTTAATTTAGATTACAGTGCCACATATGTCTTTAATATAGGTGGAAGATAAACATGGAAAAAACAGTGGTCAGCACTTGAAACTGCCAGGAATGAAGTAAGGCAGCAGCTGCCACTATCTTACTGGACTACATTTGTGCTATGTTGGTTCCCACAATATAGAGACTATTGTGCCAAATATCGATGCTCAGATATGTATAATCAGTCTATGGAACAAAAAACCCCACATCAAATGAAAATCTTTGTCTGACTGACTTTAAAGGTAAAATGTATGGTTAATCAAAGCATTCTTCAGTCAGTGTTTACCACGTGAGGATTTTCCAGTCAAACCTGTTGCATTGCCGTCACGCTGTGCACAGTTGGACCCTTGAAGCATTTTCCAGTAACATCGACAATAAAAGAACTTGAATAGTTCACCTTGCACTCCCACCTACTTTTCTGAATGGTTGTAAATAAATCTGCAGCTGTAGCATTACATCATAATCTGCACTGTCAGAGTCATTCGGGTTCAGCCATAAAAATACGCCAATAAGGCTTTAAATAATCTTATCATGTCCTGTAAGGAAACAAGGAGCGTTGAGAGGCCATCCACAGCTTTTACACTGCAGTTATAGTTACACGTGAACTTTTCAAATCGATACTAGCTACATGGGGAGGCCTCTTTAAAAGAACAGTACAAGACTAAAATCTACAAAATGTTGTCTATCAGGGTGTAAAGTATCCCGTAGGCTAACACTCCTAAATTCATGACTAATGCAGTTTATGGTCATGAGACTAAAGCTGTGCTTGCCAGATAAACAGCATCAGATAATTCCCCTTATGAAATACATAATTTGCTGTGGTGTTCAGATTGGCAGTAGATCAAGAACATATGCTTTATTTAGATGGTCTGTGCAATGGGAAACCTGGCGTTTGCAAGCACATGAAGTAAAGTGGGCATGGGGAGGCCAGCTAGCAGAGTGATCTTCTTGTTTGGCCCAGATACTCcagcctgttgtcacaacagctGGTAGCTACTTTACCAAACAGGTTTCCATCTGTTGACAGGCACGTTTCATGGAGATCGACAGTCTTCTTGCCTGCACTATCCCTCTTTAGTGTCACAATTAATAAGTGCCTGATAAGTTCTTAATAAAACAAtggcttctttttttgtgtgtttattttatagGGTTGGGACATTTATTGAACAAACTACACGTGTGTATAATACACTAGCCACACTGTCCTAGCATGCTGTTATACAAGGTTCTTGTGTGTATTTAGGTGATCATGAATGGGTCTGTGTTCCTATCAGAATCCTACAGTCGTGACCACTAGCAGGCGGTACGTTATGTCACATAGCAACCAATCACAGGTCAGACAAACAGTCTTGCCATCCAATCACATGTCCGGGCAAAGTCCCTGTTGCTGGGCTTCTAGAACATTCTCTAGCCGGAGTGTGGCGAGATGTTACTCCGCCGCGGGGGATACATCAAAATATCGCTATAAAACCCTTGCTGTCGAAATAGACATTCCCTTGTATAACCTTTATGCATTATTATGTATAAACTATATCGTTCAAATCAGTTGTATGTGTTCAAATAACACGCTGCGGAGCAATGGGGACTATTTTGGCTGCGGATGGATATCATTGAGTGACGTACACAGCCTCCCCTATATATGTGACGTTGCAGTAAACTGCGGCAGATCCAGACCAGGAAGCACACAAGACAGACATCTTCTTCGCCTGAAAATATAAACTACGTTGCGAACGTAAGTagacatttatatttgttcatGAACTGTTGTTATACATACACGTTAACAGTAGTGCCGTAGACTGTTTAGTGACTTGTGTGGTTTTAAAGTTTCCCTTAGACAAGCGTCAACGGTTTCAAAATGTTGAATCCCCATTCAAATCAGTTCGTTTAGGGACAATACCTCAACGTGCTGTTAACGAATATCACTGTTTGTACGATTATCGTCGAATTCGTCGAAGCTACACCACCTAAGGGAAACGCTAATGCTATCTAC includes:
- the cenpv gene encoding centromere protein V, whose amino-acid sequence is MDLVKHTGGCHCGAVRFEVWNSPDLHVFDCNCSICTKKQNHHFIVAENQFKLLQGLDCLTTYTFGTHIGQHTFCKICGVQSFFVPRSNPDGYGIAPHCLDPGTVQSSTVEKFCGEKWEESMEAHKSIRDMSRPAPDIVDGKKITG